In Mangrovivirga cuniculi, the following proteins share a genomic window:
- a CDS encoding DNA-3-methyladenine glycosylase, with amino-acid sequence MEKLNKEFYLQNNVVSIAKQLLGKVINYQTGGFLHRLRIVETEAYRSFNDKACHASGGMTKRTRVMFMEGGRCYIYLCYGIHHLFNIVTNVEGTADAILVRAVEPLNQSDYDYPSTDGPGKWTKAIGLKVDMTGHSLVSDELFLTNKPELTDEEIMVSKRIGVDYAGEDALNPWRFYIKGSKYVSKKLKEDFLLSEL; translated from the coding sequence ATGGAAAAATTAAATAAAGAATTTTATTTACAAAATAACGTAGTTAGCATTGCAAAGCAATTATTAGGTAAGGTAATTAATTATCAAACTGGGGGATTTTTACACCGGCTAAGAATTGTTGAAACTGAAGCCTATAGAAGCTTTAATGATAAGGCCTGCCATGCATCCGGAGGAATGACCAAAAGAACCCGGGTGATGTTCATGGAAGGTGGTAGGTGCTATATATATCTGTGTTATGGTATTCATCATTTATTTAATATAGTGACCAATGTTGAGGGTACAGCTGATGCAATTTTGGTAAGAGCTGTAGAGCCTTTAAATCAATCTGATTACGATTATCCTTCAACTGACGGACCGGGTAAATGGACAAAGGCAATTGGGTTAAAAGTAGATATGACCGGGCATAGTTTGGTTTCAGACGAATTGTTTTTAACTAATAAGCCGGAATTAACAGATGAAGAAATAATGGTGAGCAAACGAATTGGTGTTGATTACGCTGGGGAAGATGCTTTAAATCCATGGCGCTTTTATATTAAAGGATCTAAATATGTC
- a CDS encoding DUF2911 domain-containing protein, whose product MRKQTLSIFSIIALTLIMFTANAQQGIQLPQPSPSAKLSQAVGLSTIEVEYSRPGAKGREIFGSLVPYDQIWRTGANASTKITLSDDFTFEGKEVPAGKYALYTIPGKDSWDIIIHKNLELWGAGGYDESNDLIKFSVKPSKSKSFFETFTIEFSNLGFTDAMMDIKWGNTVVSFKVSTEVDSKVMSQINEKVINAEGDIDAGLYAAAANYYLMADKDMNQAIEWINKALEANPKAFWLMHNKAKMQAKNGDYKAAIETAQKSMELAKNNPNGDFGYIKNNQDAIKKWKDMM is encoded by the coding sequence ATGCGTAAACAAACACTATCTATTTTCTCAATTATTGCCCTGACATTAATAATGTTTACGGCAAATGCACAACAAGGAATCCAGCTTCCTCAACCAAGTCCTTCAGCAAAATTATCTCAAGCTGTAGGTTTAAGTACCATTGAAGTTGAATATTCTCGTCCGGGTGCTAAAGGAAGAGAAATATTCGGTTCACTTGTACCTTATGATCAAATCTGGAGAACAGGAGCCAACGCTTCTACTAAGATCACTCTAAGTGATGACTTCACTTTTGAAGGAAAGGAAGTTCCTGCTGGAAAATATGCATTATATACTATTCCAGGAAAAGACAGCTGGGATATTATTATTCACAAAAACCTTGAATTATGGGGAGCAGGCGGGTATGATGAATCTAATGATCTGATAAAATTCTCTGTTAAACCTTCTAAGTCAAAATCATTTTTTGAAACATTCACTATTGAATTTTCAAACCTTGGTTTCACAGATGCGATGATGGACATCAAATGGGGCAACACTGTTGTGAGCTTCAAAGTCTCAACAGAAGTTGACAGTAAAGTTATGTCTCAGATTAATGAAAAAGTTATTAACGCTGAGGGAGATATTGATGCCGGACTTTATGCTGCCGCTGCAAATTATTATTTAATGGCAGACAAAGACATGAACCAGGCGATAGAATGGATCAATAAAGCGCTTGAAGCAAACCCTAAAGCTTTCTGGTTAATGCATAATAAAGCTAAGATGCAAGCAAAAAACGGTGACTATAAAGCAGCTATAGAAACAGCTCAAAAGTCTATGGAGCTTGCTAAAAACAACCCTAATGGTGATTTTGGATATATTAAAAACAACCAGGATGCTATTAAGAAATGGAAAGATATGATGTAG
- a CDS encoding sodium:solute symporter — protein sequence MSWIDWLVLAGTLIFIVTYGVVKTRGSKDIEDYLKGGNTSKWWTIGLSVMATQASAITFLSTPGQAYADGMQFVQFYFGLPIAMIVLSVTFIPIFYKLKVYTAYEFLENRFDAKTRSLAALLFLLQRGLAAGITIYAPAIILSTLLSIPLSITTLIIGVLVIIYTVVGGTKAVSQTQQQQMAVMMGGMIVAGIMVFVLLPEDISFKDALYVAGKSGKLNPISFSFDLEDRYNMWSGIFGAFFLFMAYFGTDQSQVQRYISGRSIRESRLGLMMNGLLKVPMQFLILFVGILVFVFYQFNKPPVFFNEVAIEEISEKEGSAFFDEVNEDFGNIHQNKSNAYRDMLSALEKGDEQASEQALSKAMQMSEAEAQLRSEVKEYISEKSPLVETNDKDYVFMTFVMDHLPVGIVGLLFAVIFSAAMSSTSSELNALGSTATVDFYKRYFKKDATDKHYLTASKLLTLFWGVLAMTFAFNANLLENLIQLVNLLGSLFYGAILGIFVTAFYIKYVKGTAVFIGAVVGEGLVIATHILNVKEIFEIGYLWYNLIGCLAVVLVAVVIQWIRNNQS from the coding sequence ATGAGTTGGATTGACTGGCTGGTTCTCGCAGGTACATTGATTTTTATAGTAACCTATGGTGTTGTTAAAACACGAGGTTCAAAGGATATTGAAGATTATCTAAAGGGAGGAAATACTTCAAAATGGTGGACGATAGGTTTATCTGTAATGGCAACCCAGGCTAGCGCGATTACCTTTTTAAGTACGCCTGGTCAGGCATATGCAGACGGTATGCAGTTTGTGCAATTCTATTTCGGATTGCCAATCGCAATGATTGTTCTCTCAGTGACATTCATACCAATCTTTTACAAATTAAAAGTTTATACAGCTTATGAATTCCTTGAAAATCGCTTTGATGCTAAAACAAGGTCATTAGCAGCATTATTATTTTTATTGCAAAGAGGACTGGCAGCTGGAATAACAATTTACGCACCGGCTATAATTCTTTCCACACTGTTAAGTATTCCATTATCAATAACCACTCTTATCATTGGTGTCCTGGTGATCATTTATACAGTTGTGGGTGGCACTAAAGCCGTTTCACAAACACAGCAACAGCAAATGGCTGTAATGATGGGAGGGATGATCGTAGCAGGCATTATGGTGTTTGTTTTACTGCCTGAAGATATCTCTTTCAAAGATGCTTTATATGTTGCCGGTAAAAGCGGAAAACTCAATCCGATAAGTTTTTCTTTTGATCTGGAAGACAGATATAACATGTGGTCTGGTATTTTTGGTGCCTTCTTTTTGTTTATGGCCTATTTTGGTACTGATCAGTCCCAGGTTCAGAGGTATATTTCGGGTCGTTCCATCAGAGAAAGTAGACTCGGATTAATGATGAATGGCTTACTTAAGGTTCCTATGCAATTCCTGATCCTGTTTGTTGGGATACTTGTGTTTGTCTTTTATCAGTTTAATAAGCCACCAGTTTTTTTTAATGAAGTGGCAATAGAAGAAATATCAGAGAAGGAGGGGAGTGCTTTTTTTGATGAAGTGAATGAAGATTTCGGAAATATACATCAAAACAAATCCAATGCTTACAGAGATATGCTTTCCGCATTAGAAAAAGGCGATGAGCAAGCTTCCGAACAGGCACTTAGCAAAGCAATGCAGATGAGTGAGGCGGAAGCACAATTAAGATCTGAGGTAAAAGAATATATCAGTGAGAAATCGCCATTAGTTGAAACTAATGATAAGGATTACGTATTCATGACTTTTGTTATGGATCATTTACCAGTAGGAATAGTAGGCTTACTTTTTGCAGTGATCTTCAGTGCTGCTATGAGTAGTACTTCTTCAGAATTAAATGCTCTGGGTTCTACCGCAACAGTAGACTTTTATAAACGATATTTTAAAAAGGATGCAACAGATAAGCATTATCTGACTGCTAGTAAATTACTAACGCTATTCTGGGGTGTCTTAGCTATGACCTTTGCTTTTAATGCAAATCTTCTGGAGAACCTCATTCAACTCGTTAATTTATTGGGATCTTTATTTTACGGTGCGATTCTAGGTATTTTTGTAACCGCTTTTTATATAAAATACGTAAAGGGAACTGCGGTATTTATCGGTGCTGTAGTTGGAGAAGGACTTGTAATAGCAACCCATATCCTCAATGTAAAAGAAATCTTCGAGATCGGATATTTGTGGTATAACCTGATTGGGTGTTTGGCTGTTGTTCTGGTGGCAGTGGTTATTCAGTGGATAAGAAATAATCAATCATAA
- a CDS encoding transglutaminase domain-containing protein → MKYVSIFSLFFLLTVVDALATNINAEKSISQKVIINDDGSFVVEMVEETTVLNKNGVKYATAFFRYGDLYEVKNLKAEIEANGDVDKVKSREFLDVSADFGGNITGERIIYYRPAYPIYPYTVRYEYKIECSSLFFLEFFGAWSPAHSEEVRVSNYSYELFTNENFKLEKRYRGDKSLYQIEEKPEKIAITLKNYVAETEKEYAVPGLDQGPGFIPQPKNFIFEQSDVNMSSWKDYGNWFYKLNEGRDELPENQVAKVKELVKNAGTDLEKISILYDYLQNTTRYVSIQLGIGGWQSMTAESVATKGYGDCKGLSTYMKGMLDIAGIKSNYVLAGATYGKMHQPFLEETPENNFNHVFLVVPMEKDTVWLECTSSNTNMNYTGFHIGNRTALFVEEDGSKLIKTPSFTYEDNSEELDVVYDLSGDQQTFVVNKIVRGNKALIERLHNDYKLEFQDFKKRYKKQLPFQVSKLNEFEIEQFDEINPTFRITLKGQSNGLMASAGNNRVIKPLEICKLNQRIEVDQDYNKKFHINTRQQEISKIKLILPDEYTVAELPGETTIESSAGSYLLKYELKEGALIISRKIKFSGKVFSPDEVDVVNEFYEKVHKSDNKALILVNNKKS, encoded by the coding sequence ATGAAATACGTATCAATTTTTTCTTTATTTTTTCTGTTAACTGTCGTCGATGCTTTAGCGACAAATATAAATGCAGAAAAAAGTATATCTCAAAAAGTTATTATTAATGACGATGGTTCATTCGTTGTTGAAATGGTTGAAGAGACAACTGTTTTAAATAAAAACGGAGTCAAGTATGCTACGGCTTTCTTTCGTTACGGAGATCTCTACGAGGTAAAGAACCTGAAAGCAGAAATAGAGGCTAACGGTGATGTAGATAAAGTTAAATCACGAGAATTTTTGGATGTATCAGCTGATTTTGGAGGGAATATTACAGGTGAACGGATTATTTATTATCGCCCTGCATATCCTATTTATCCTTATACAGTAAGATATGAATATAAGATAGAATGCTCATCATTATTTTTCCTGGAGTTTTTTGGTGCCTGGTCTCCTGCTCATTCTGAAGAGGTAAGGGTAAGCAATTATTCCTATGAATTATTTACTAATGAGAATTTTAAATTGGAAAAAAGATATCGTGGGGATAAAAGTTTATATCAAATAGAAGAGAAACCTGAAAAGATTGCCATAACCCTAAAAAATTATGTTGCGGAAACCGAAAAGGAATATGCTGTACCCGGTCTCGATCAGGGACCTGGCTTCATTCCTCAACCGAAGAACTTTATCTTCGAACAAAGTGATGTGAATATGAGTTCCTGGAAAGATTATGGCAATTGGTTTTACAAATTAAATGAAGGACGTGATGAGCTTCCGGAAAACCAGGTAGCTAAGGTTAAAGAATTAGTAAAAAATGCAGGCACAGACCTTGAGAAGATCTCGATATTATATGATTACCTGCAAAATACTACCAGGTACGTAAGTATACAGCTTGGGATAGGAGGCTGGCAGTCCATGACTGCAGAAAGTGTTGCAACAAAAGGTTATGGAGATTGTAAAGGACTATCAACATACATGAAAGGCATGTTGGATATAGCTGGAATTAAATCCAACTATGTATTGGCAGGAGCAACTTATGGAAAAATGCACCAACCTTTTCTTGAAGAAACTCCGGAAAATAATTTTAACCATGTTTTTCTGGTTGTACCGATGGAGAAAGATACTGTCTGGCTGGAATGTACAAGTTCTAATACTAATATGAATTATACTGGCTTTCATATAGGTAACAGAACCGCATTATTTGTAGAAGAAGATGGTTCAAAGCTGATTAAAACACCTTCCTTTACTTATGAGGATAATTCTGAAGAATTGGATGTAGTTTATGATTTGAGCGGTGATCAACAAACTTTCGTTGTAAATAAGATTGTCAGAGGTAATAAAGCATTAATCGAAAGATTGCACAATGACTACAAATTAGAATTTCAGGATTTCAAAAAGCGTTACAAAAAGCAATTACCATTTCAAGTCAGTAAACTTAATGAATTTGAAATTGAGCAATTTGATGAAATTAATCCGACGTTCAGAATAACACTTAAAGGTCAAAGTAATGGCTTAATGGCTTCAGCCGGGAATAATCGGGTTATAAAACCATTGGAAATCTGTAAGTTGAATCAAAGAATTGAAGTTGATCAGGATTACAATAAGAAGTTTCATATCAATACCAGGCAACAGGAAATCAGTAAAATCAAATTGATACTTCCTGATGAATATACAGTTGCAGAACTTCCTGGAGAGACAACTATTGAATCTTCAGCCGGGTCATATTTATTGAAATATGAATTAAAAGAAGGTGCCTTGATTATTTCGAGAAAGATAAAATTTTCTGGAAAAGTATTCTCACCTGATGAAGTTGATGTTGTAAATGAATTCTACGAAAAAGTGCATAAAAGTGACAATAAGGCACTTATACTTGTTAATAACAAGAAGAGCTAG